A single Polyodon spathula isolate WHYD16114869_AA chromosome 6, ASM1765450v1, whole genome shotgun sequence DNA region contains:
- the mrps10 gene encoding probable 28S ribosomal protein S10, mitochondrial produces MCAAVRASKDLSVLFRRLVLSRQVLRIPGLDFSRSSVISRFFCNSRLSLWVQTAGFHAGSRHCTVAPSITETEEPDCLYKNVSVLVKGHDKAVLDSYQYFATLSAQELGINIDKVYETPKKIERLTLLKSVHIFKKHRVQYEMRTYYRCIELKHLTGCTADVYLEYIQRNLPEGVAMEVTRTLLEKLPEHIKEPVWNTMSQEEEKQRQ; encoded by the exons ATGTGTGCTGCAGTTCGTGCATCGAAAGACCTGAGCGTTTTATTCAGAAGACTGGTTCTGTCGCGCCAG gtGCTGAGAATACCAGGGTTAGACTTTTCCAGGAGTTCTGTCATTTCAAGATTCTTTTG CAATAGCAGACTCTCCCTGTGGGTGCAGACAGCAGGATTCCATGCAGGGTCCCGCCACTGCACTGTGGCGCCTTCA ATCACTGAAACAGAGGAACCAGACTGTCTTTATAAGAATGTCTCAGTACTGGTGAAAGGCCATGACAAAGCTGTGTTGGACAGTTACCAGTACTTTGCAACCCTGTCAGCACAGGAGCTTGGCATCAACATTGACAAAGT gTATGAAACGCCCAAGAAGATTGAAAGACTGACCCTCCTGAAATCAGTTCACATTTTCAAGAAACACAGAGTGCAGTACGAGATGCGGACTTATTACAGGTGTATAGAG CTGAAACATCTGACTGGCTGCACAGCTGATGTCTATTTGGAATACATCCAGCGGAACTTACCTGAGGGGGTTGCAATGGAGGTGACTAGG acattATTGGAAAAATTACCAGAACACATTAAAGAACCTGTATGGAATACAATGTCTCAAGAGGAAGAAAAGCAAAGGCAGTGA